One Nicotiana tomentosiformis chromosome 4, ASM39032v3, whole genome shotgun sequence genomic window carries:
- the LOC138909524 gene encoding uncharacterized protein: MPTNYQPPKLHQFDGKGNPRQHIAHFIEIYSNDGTHGDLLVKQFVRSLKGNAFDWYIDLEPESIDSWEQLEKEFLNRFYSIRRAVSMMELTGTKERKDDPVVDYINHWRALSFECEDRL; the protein is encoded by the coding sequence ATGCCAACCAATTATCAACCACCAAAGCTGCATCAATTTGATGGCAAAGGAAACCCAAGGCAACATATTGCCCACTTTATCGAGATTTATAGTAATGACGGAACGCATGGTGACCTTTTGGTAAAACAGTTTGTTCGTTCGCTGAAAGGAAATGCATTTGATTGGTATATTGATTTAGAGCCCGAGTCTATTGATAGTTGGGAGCAACTTGAGAAGGAATTCCTCAATCGTTTTTACAGTATCCGAAGAGCTGTAAGCATGATGGAGTTGACAGGCACCAAGGAAAGAAAGGACGATCCCGTGGTGGATTACATCAATCATTGGAGAGCATTAAGTTTCGAGTGCGAGGATCGCCTTTAA